A stretch of the Argentina anserina chromosome 6, drPotAnse1.1, whole genome shotgun sequence genome encodes the following:
- the LOC126800484 gene encoding toll/interleukin-1 receptor-like protein: MASSSVVPPKEKYDVFLSFRGLDTRETFTSHLHAALVRRKVETYIDYRFERGDEVGPALHREIKESKISLIIFSENYASSSWCLDEFAFILKCKEKYRQLVIPIIYTVEPTHVRHQTETYGTVFAEHEQRPKDKVAEWKKALVEAANLSGFDSSSKTVRDDADLVEKVISVVLAKLKREPSIDLTRLIGAEGRIQKILLELHIIPDNFTIFLQT; this comes from the exons ATGGCTTCCTCTTCTGTCGTTCCTCCAAAAGAAAAGTATGATGTCTTTCTCAGTTTTAGAGGCCTGGATACTCGCGAGACTTTTACCAGCCATCTTCATGCTGCGCTGGTGAGAAGGAAAGTGGAAACTTACATAGATTACAGATTTGAGAGAGGAGATGAAGTTGGACCCGCCCTTCACAGAGAAATCAAGGAATCAAAGATTTCCCTGATCATTTTCTCAGAAAACTATGCTTCTTCCAGTTGGTGCTTGGATGAATTTGCTTTTATTCTGAAATGCAAAGAAAAATATAGGCAACTTGTTATTCCAATTATTTATACGGTAGAGCCAACACATGTACGCCACCAGACCGAAACTTATGGGACTGTCTTTGCTGAACATGAACAGAGGCCGAAGGACAAGGTAGCCGAGTGGAAGAAAGCTTTAGTAGAAGCAGCCAATTTATCTGGGTTTGATTCATCTTCAAAAACTGTTCG GGATGATGCTGACTTAGTTGAGAAAGTCATCAGTGTTGTGTTGGCTAAACTGAAACGTGAACCATCAATCGATTTAACTCGTTTGATTGGAGCTGAAGGCCGCATTCAGAAAATTCTGTTGGAATTACACATTATCCCAGATAAT TTCACTATTTTCTTGCAAACGTGA
- the LOC126798672 gene encoding probable disease resistance protein At4g33300 isoform X2: MNFLERKREMELSKSDSIVDAETDMLLLLKSSLDALDENEAIIKECFVDLASFPEGRRISLVALIDMWAELHDGLVKDVLAVANLLEFTGRSLADLVVTSC; this comes from the exons atgaacttccttgaacgtaaaagagaAATGGAGTTGTCCAAAAGTGATTCTATTGTTGATGCTGAAACTGACATGCTTCTACTCCTTAAAAGTAGCTTAGATGCTTTGGATGAAAATGAAGCCATCATCAAGGAATGTTTTGTAGACCTGGCTTCATTTCCAGAAGGCCGAAGAATCTCTCTTGTTGCTCTCATTGACATGTGGGCAGAGTTACATGATGGGCTGGTTAAAGATGTCCTGGCCGTAGCAAACCTCCTAGAATTTACTGGTCGAAGTCTGGCTGATCTTGTTGTCACAAG CTGCTAA
- the LOC126798672 gene encoding probable disease resistance protein At5g66900 isoform X1, which yields MNFLERKREMELSKSDSIVDAETDMLLLLKSSLDALDENEAIIKECFVDLASFPEGRRISLVALIDMWAELHDGLVKDVLAVANLLEFTGRSLADLVVTRKLSISHCHKLSALPEEIGKLDLLEVLRLRSCTDLVELPSSNIPAEFKFS from the exons atgaacttccttgaacgtaaaagagaAATGGAGTTGTCCAAAAGTGATTCTATTGTTGATGCTGAAACTGACATGCTTCTACTCCTTAAAAGTAGCTTAGATGCTTTGGATGAAAATGAAGCCATCATCAAGGAATGTTTTGTAGACCTGGCTTCATTTCCAGAAGGCCGAAGAATCTCTCTTGTTGCTCTCATTGACATGTGGGCAGAGTTACATGATGGGCTGGTTAAAGATGTCCTGGCCGTAGCAAACCTCCTAGAATTTACTGGTCGAAGTCTGGCTGATCTTGTTGTCACAAG GAAGCTCAGTATCTCACACTGTCATAAGCTATCTGCCTTGCCGGAAGAGATTGGAAAGCTGGATTTGCTAGAAGTTTTGAGGCTAAGGTCTTGTACAGATTTGGTAGAACTTCCGAGCTCTAACATACCTGCGGAGTTTAAATTTTCTTGA
- the LOC126798671 gene encoding receptor-like serine/threonine-protein kinase SD1-6, producing MPNKSLDFFIFDQHRKVVLSWQKRFDIIMGISRGLLYLHQDSRVRIIHRTLRVATSRDLDDELNPKISDFGIARIFGNNQWEAKTKRVIGTYGYLSPEYAIDGKYSVKSDIFGFGVTLLELISGRKNIGFHHPDHYHSLLGHAWLLWNKGKGLELIDPCLKESYIEFEVLRCIQVGLLCVQKLPTGRPEMSSVLLMLSSEGVALPQPKEPGFFTERSTTDIDTFTGEGRSDTGTTFTITVVDAR from the exons ATGCCCAATAAAAGCTTGGACTTCTTCATTTTTG ATCAGCATAGGAAGGTGGTGTTGAGTTGGCAGAAGCGATTTGACATTATAATGGGGATATCAAGAGGTTTACTCTACCTTCACCAAGACTCCAGAGTGAGAATCATTCACCGGACCTTAAGAGTAGCAACATCACGGGACCTTGATGATGAGCTCAACCCCAAAATATCCGACTTTGGCATAGCAAGAATTTTCGGAAACAATCAATGGGAAGCTAAAACCAAACGAGTAATTGGCacata TGGTTATTTGTCTCCTGAGTATGCAATTGATGGCAAGTATTCAGTGAAATCGGATATCTTCGGTTTTGGAGTGACTTTGTTAGAGTTAATAAGTGGCAGAAAGAACATAGGGTTTCATCATCCAGACCACTATCACAGTCTTCTGGGACAT GCTTGGCTACTGTGGAACAAAGGCAAAGGTTTGGAACTAATAGATCCTTGCTTGAAGGAGTCATATATTGAGTTCGAAGTGCTGAGATGCATTCAAGTAGGCCTTCTGTGCGTTCAGAAGTTGCCGACAGGCAGACCAGAAATGTCATCAGTGCTTCTTATGTTGAGCAGTGAGGGTGTAGCATTGCCTCAACCAAAGGAGCCTGGTTTTTTCACAGAAAGAAGTACCACAGACATTGATACCTTCACAGGTGAGGGAAGAAGTGACACGGGAACCACATTTACTATTACGGTGGTAGATGCTAGATAA
- the LOC126798666 gene encoding probable LRR receptor-like serine/threonine-protein kinase At1g05700: MSQMFMQFPLAFAGAFTVMMLLGRLGHAQDQSDFISINCGLQQNSDYTDSTTTIRYTPDTDFIDTGEGRTVSRADDLQRQFSFLRVFPEGIRNCYKIDIKSGQKYLIRASFMYGNYDGEDSLPEFELHLGANFWDYVAFTQMDSHTIKELIHIPMRNYIHVCLVNINKGVPFISTIELRRLPKDSYQTEAGSLALLQRSNMAANDTIYRYPNDNNDRIWYPEFSGDWEELTTLLPISDESPYQLPSVVMSTAATPDSIASKYLNFSWAPKVVDKNASYYIYMHFADFVLLNGSWSRELDITINGELISAPFSPVYLQTTTKNTTVAAERGNYYFSIFSPGISYRSILNAYEIYMTKEFLVLETNQQDVEAITNLKSTYQITKNWQGDPCNPQVYLWEGVACSYPVNNSSRIISLDLSSSGLTGEIADYIANLTMIETLDLSNNKLSGEIPEFLAHMPKLKYLNLNKNELNGSVPVVLATKGDEGLSLSVCENPGLTGQLPCVKKKKNQIVIPVVVSIIVVLLVSSISAAILWKRKTGLAIWKFRRVGGGHDDGGQCDVFLSFRGKDTRKGFTHNLYEALSTEGITTFFDDHKLAIGAEIAPSLLAAIESSKVSVIVFSKNYVSSSWCLDELVKILECKKSKQQVVIPIFYKVEPSTVRHQSDTFALEGLVHNRDKIPTWRAALTEVASLSGVAYQDGPYESDLIKEIVTKISDIVNKEEEKKGAKP, encoded by the exons ATGTCTCAAATGTTCATGCAATTCCCTTTAGCATTTGCTGGTGCTTTCACTGTGATGATGCTGCTAGGTCGGCTAGGTCATGCCCAGGATCAATCAG ACTTCATTAGCATAAATTGTGGCCTACAACAAAATTCAGACTACACAGACAGCACAACAACCATTCGATACACTCCAGACACTGATTTCATTGACACCGGTGAGGGCAGAACCGTATCGCGTGCCGATGATTTACAGCGTCAGTTTTCGTTTCTTAGAGTTTTTCCTGAAGGAATCAGGAACTGTTACAAAATAGACATTAAAAGCGGGCAAAAGTATTTGATACGGGCAAGCTTTATGTATGGCAATTATGATGGGGAAGATAGTTTACCTGAATTTGAATTACATCTTGGAGCTAATTTTTGGGATTATGTGGCATTCACTCAAATGGATTCTCACACAATCAAGGAGCTAATACATATTCCTATGCGAAATTACATACATGTTTGTCTGGTTAACATAAATAAAGGGGTTCCGTTTATATCGACTATAGAACTCAGGCGTTTACCCAAGGATAGTTATCAAACAGAAGCCGGGTCTTTGGCACTTTTGCAGCGAAGTAACATGGCAGCAAATGATACTATATACAG GTACCCAAACGATAATAATGATCGTATATGGTATCCTGAATTCAGTGGTGATTGGGAAGAACTAACTACTTTGTTGCCCATTTCGGATGAATCCCCTTACCAGCTCCCATCTGTTGTCATGAGTACTGCTGCGACACCAGATTCTATTGCAAGCAAATATCTGAATTTTTCATGGGCGCCCAAAGTCGTTGATAAAAATGCAtcatattatatttatatgcaCTTTGCAGATTTTGTACTGTTGAACGGCAGCTGGTCCAGAGAGCTCGATATTACCATCAATGGAGAGCTTATTTCAGCGCCATTTTCCCCAGTTTATTTGCAAACAACAACGAAAAATACCACTGTTGCTGCAGAAAGaggaaattattatttttcaatattttcacCTGGGATATCTTATCGATCGATCCTGAATGCCTATGAGATTTATATGACAAAAGAGTTCTTAGTATTAGAAACAAACCAACAAGACG TTGAAGCAATTACAAATCTCAAGTCAACATATCAAATCACTAAGAATTGGCAAGGAGATCCATGCAATCCTCAAGTTTACCTGTGGGAAGGCGTGGCCTGTAGCTATCCTGTGAATAACTCCTCACGAATCATATCCCT GGACTTGTCATCGAGTGGATTAACAGGAGAGATAGCTGATTATATTGCTAATCTCACAATGATAGAGACTTT GGATTTATCAAATAACAAACTATCAGGAGAAATTCCAGAGTTCTTGGCGCACATGCCAAAGTTAAAATATTT AAACTTAAATAAAAATGAGTTAAACGGCTCAGTTCCTGTTGTCCTTGCTACAAAAGGAGATGAAGGTTTGTCATTGAG TGTCTGCGAAAATCCAGGTTTGACAGGGCAGTTGCCTTgcgtgaagaagaagaagaatcagaTTGTTATTCCGGTGGTTGTGTCAATTATTGTAGTGTTATTGGTCTCGTCCATCTCAGCAGCTATATTGTGGAAACGTAAAACGGGTCTCG CTATTTGGAAATTCCGGAGAGTTGGTGGAGGACATGATGATGGAG GGCAATGCGATGTATTTTTGAGTTTCAGAGGGAAGGATACGCGCAAAGGTTTCACACATAATCTGTACGAAGCTTTAAGTACAGAAGGAATCACGACATTTTTTGATGATCATAAGCTCGCAATAGGAGCTGAAATAGCGCCTTCGCTTCTCGCTGCAATAGAATCATCAAAGGTTTCTGTCATTGTGTTCTCAAAAAACTACGTTTCGTCAAGTTGGTGTTTGGATGAACTTGTTAAGATCCTTGAGTGTAAGAAGTCGAAGCAGCAAGTTGTTATCCCAATTTTCTACAAAGTGGAGCCATCAACTGTACGACATCAATCTGATACTTTTGCTCTTGAGGGGCTGGTACACAACAGGGACAAGATCCCTACATGGCGAGCGGCTCTCACAGAAGTAGCAAGTTTGTCGGGAGTGGCTTACCAGGACGGCCC GTATGAATCTGACTTGATCAAGGAAATTGTTACAAAGATATCGGATATTGTCAATAAGGAGGAGGAAAAGAAAGGAGCTAAACCCTAA